The Erwinia sp. SLM-02 genome includes the window GACTGCGCCTTCTTCCACCAGTTGGAAAACCAGATCGACGCGCTGAAAGATCGGGGAATTGAAGCCGACCTGATTATCTTTCATCCCTATGACCGCTGGGGCTTTGCGGAGATGGAGGCCGAAACGGATCGCCGCTATGTGGACTATCTGGTGGCCCGCCTCTCCAGCTTCAGCAACGTCTGGTGGTCGCTGGCCAACGAGTTCGATCTGCTGCGTAAAAAACCCCTGTCGTTCTGGGACGGTGTGTTTAAGCAGATTACGGCGGACGATCCCTACGGACATCTTATCTCGATCCATAACTGGCATAACCCACCGATTCATTACACCAGCAACGACCACTGGTACGATCAGACTGACACGCTGATTACCCATGCCAGCATTCAGCACCACGATCTGTGGTTCGTTCCCGCCTGGCGCGAGCAGTTCGGTAAACCGATCGTCATTGATGAATGCCGCTACGAAGGCGACGTCGACTGCGGCTGGGGCAATATCAGCGGCCGCAAGATGCTCAACCTGACCTGGGAGGGCGTCTGCGCCGGGGGCTACGTGACCCACGGCGAAAGCTATCTGAGCGACGATGAAATCATCTGGTGGTCGCACGGCGGCAAACTCAAAGGCGAAAGCCCCGAACGCATCGCGTTCCTGCGCAATATCCTTGAAGATGGCGAAGCAAAACGCCTGTCGCCGTGGAAAGGCCGCAGCCACTCGCAGTGGGATGTCACCATCGGTCATATGGGTGACGATTACTGGCTGCTGTGGTTCGGCGACAGCCAGCCGGGCTTCAAGCTGCTGACCATGCTGCCGGAAGGGAAAGAGTTTATGGTCGAGATTATCGACGCGTGGGCAATGACCGTGGAACGCGTGCCCGGAACGTGGCGCAGCGGCGACAGGCTGCCGCTGCCCGGCCGGCCGGGCATCGCCCTGCGCATCACCGCCGTTTAATCTTCCATCAGCGCGCGCGCCGTGGGGTAGTCGGTAATCAGCACGTTAAGATACCCGCCGCTCAGCGCCGCTTTAATCGCCGTCACCTTCTCCTGCCCGCCCGCCAGCGCAATGGCGTGCGGGCAGGCTTTCAGCTGTGCCAGCGTCATGCCAATCGCCGGATCTTCATCTTCATTCAGCACCGGTTGGCCCGCCGCATTGAAATAATGCAGGCAGATATCCCCTACCGCGCCTTTTTCGGTCAGCGACAGCAGCATCGTTTTATCGTAGAAGTTGCCCGAATGGCGCAGCAGCTGCGACGGTTCCATATCACCGATGCCGACCACGGCGGTGGTCACTTCATTAAACTTGTGTAGCACCTCACTGACATCCTTACTTGCCGCCAGCAGATCGCGGCTGGTCACCGAGCCTTCGATAGACTGCGCCGGAAGCAGCCACGCGCGGCAGCTGAGCCGGTTTGCCAGGTCCTGGGTCAGAATGGTGGCCTGCACGTTGCCGTTCACCCCCACCCCGCCGAGCAGCTGGATCACACCGTCAACTTTGACCGTCTGCGGGTGCATTTCACTGACCATCGCCCTGATGGTGCTGCTCCAGGAAGAAATCCCCACCAGCTCGCCGTTGCGCAGCCGCGTTTCCAGATAGTGCGCGGCGGCGGCACCGATGGCCTTGCGCACCTGCGCCGCATCGTCATCCTCCGCAACGTCCACGACGATCGCCTGCTGAATGCCGTAGCGCTGTTCAATCCCGCGCTCAAGCTGCGGAAACACGTTATCAGGCTGAACCACACTGATTTTCACAATCCCCTCGCGAACGCTGCGATTCAGCATGCGGGAAACAAAAGACTGAGAAAGATTCAGCGCGGTGGCAATCTCGGCCTGCTTGGAACCTTCGTTGTAATAAAGGTTGGCGATTTTAACCATCAATCTGATTTCGTTTTGCCTGATCATAAAGCCTCGTAGTTAAACCATCCTGACTGCGCAGAGCGTAAGCTAAAGTCAGCGTCGTGACACCGGATAATTTCTGCGGTTAAATTGTGATCGCGATCTCAATTGTTCGCTGAACCGATAGTTCGACTGCCTGACTGAGGTCATAATAATAAATATTAAATCAATAGTGAATATATATTCAACCCGATAGAGCAAAAACCTGCGAACTGCAGTTAACACGGTTTCAAAACTGAACGGCCGCTGACAAACGGTCTTTATTTTTACCCCGCATGAATATTTATTCATGCATGAATTAGTATTCAGGAGTAGCAGATGAATCCTTTCAGATATGATGTGCCGGAACTGCAGAAGAAGGCTCGCGCCATACGTCGCCGCATCATTGAGCTGAACGCCAACAGCCCGGCGGGCGGCCACACCGGCGCGGACCTGTCGCAGGTTGAAATCCTGACGGCGCTCTATTTTCGCATACTGAACTGCGCGCCGGACCGCACCGACTCGGAGGATCGGGATATCTATATCCAGTCCAAAGGGCATGCGGTGGGCGGCTATTACTGTGTTCTCGCCGAAGCAGGCTATTTTCCGACCGAGTGGCTGCCCACCTATCAGCATGCGGATTCGCGCCTGCCGGGCCATCCGGTGCGGCAAAAAACCCCGGGTATTGAGCTGAACACCGGGGCGCTCGGCCACGGCCTGCCGGTTGCGGTTGGCCTGGCGCTGGCGGCGAAAAAGAGCAACCACGCTCGCCGCATCTTTGTGGTGACCGGAGACGGTGAGCTGGCCGAAGGCAGCAACTGGGAAGCCGCGCTGGTCGCCGCTCACTACGGGCTGGATAACCTGATTATCATCAACGATAAAAATAAACTGCAGCTGGCCGGTGCCACCCGCGACATCCTGAATACCGATCCGCTGGCGGAAAAGTGGCGGGCCTTCGGGCTGGATGTGACCGAGTGCCGGGGCAACGACATGCAGGACGTCGTGGACACGCTGGAGGGCTTAAAACCCGCCGGAAAACCACAGGTTATTATCGCCAATACGGAAAAAGGCTTCGGGATCTCGTTTATCCAGGGGCAGCCGGAATGGCATCACCGCGTGCCAAAAGGCGAAGAGATCGCGCTGGCGCTGGAGGAACTGAACGATGAGTAATGCAGAACACCTGGCAAGCGTGATGGTTGACGCCTTTATCGATGCCGTGAATGAGGGAATCGATCTGGTTCCGGTGGTGGCCGACTCCACCTCAACCGCAAAAATCAGCCCGTTTGTGAAGGCATTTCCCGGCAGGCTGGTCAACGTTGGGATCGCCGAGCAGACGCTGGTCGGCACCGCAGCGGGCCTGGCGCTGGGCGGTAAAGTTGCCGTCACCTGTAACGCCGCGCCCTTCCTGATTTCCCGCGCTAACGAGCAGGTGAAGGTGGATGTCTGCTATAACAATACCAACGTGAAATTGTTCGGGCTGAACGCCGGTGCCAGCTACGGGCCGCTGGCCAGCACCCACCACAGCACCGACGATATCGCCATCATGCGCGGCTTTGGCAACATTGAAATCTATGCGCCGTCCTGCCCGGTAGAGTGCCGTAAAATTATCGACTATGCCCTGCGCCACACCGGACCGGTGTACATCCGGCTGGATGGCAAAGCGCTGCCGGTGCTGCACGACAACGATTACGCGTTTGTGCCGGGTAAAATCGATACCCTTCGCCAGGGTTCGGACGTGGCGCTGGTGGCACTGGGTTCTACCGTGCATGAAGCGGTCAGCGCGGCGGAGATCCTCAACGAGCAGGGTATTTCTGCCAAAGTGATTTCCGTTTCGTCCGTGCGTCCGTGCGATACTCAGGCGCTGTATGAACAGCTGAAAGACG containing:
- a CDS encoding DUF5605 domain-containing protein, with product MLVSPSTLTIAKWSRAEFVFKAESDPAHFTRSWITATFSSGDDQKVVRGFYDDGGRFLLRFMPQREGIWTFRTESNIASLSGITGSVNCTPAEADATGPIETDETFHFRTASGKAWYPFGTTAYVWNYQSDAVQEQTLASLAASPFNKIRMCVFPKHYTYNFNEPQRFPFPGNITDGFDFSRFDCAFFHQLENQIDALKDRGIEADLIIFHPYDRWGFAEMEAETDRRYVDYLVARLSSFSNVWWSLANEFDLLRKKPLSFWDGVFKQITADDPYGHLISIHNWHNPPIHYTSNDHWYDQTDTLITHASIQHHDLWFVPAWREQFGKPIVIDECRYEGDVDCGWGNISGRKMLNLTWEGVCAGGYVTHGESYLSDDEIIWWSHGGKLKGESPERIAFLRNILEDGEAKRLSPWKGRSHSQWDVTIGHMGDDYWLLWFGDSQPGFKLLTMLPEGKEFMVEIIDAWAMTVERVPGTWRSGDRLPLPGRPGIALRITAV
- a CDS encoding sugar-binding transcriptional regulator; translation: MIRQNEIRLMVKIANLYYNEGSKQAEIATALNLSQSFVSRMLNRSVREGIVKISVVQPDNVFPQLERGIEQRYGIQQAIVVDVAEDDDAAQVRKAIGAAAAHYLETRLRNGELVGISSWSSTIRAMVSEMHPQTVKVDGVIQLLGGVGVNGNVQATILTQDLANRLSCRAWLLPAQSIEGSVTSRDLLAASKDVSEVLHKFNEVTTAVVGIGDMEPSQLLRHSGNFYDKTMLLSLTEKGAVGDICLHYFNAAGQPVLNEDEDPAIGMTLAQLKACPHAIALAGGQEKVTAIKAALSGGYLNVLITDYPTARALMED
- a CDS encoding transketolase; this translates as MNPFRYDVPELQKKARAIRRRIIELNANSPAGGHTGADLSQVEILTALYFRILNCAPDRTDSEDRDIYIQSKGHAVGGYYCVLAEAGYFPTEWLPTYQHADSRLPGHPVRQKTPGIELNTGALGHGLPVAVGLALAAKKSNHARRIFVVTGDGELAEGSNWEAALVAAHYGLDNLIIINDKNKLQLAGATRDILNTDPLAEKWRAFGLDVTECRGNDMQDVVDTLEGLKPAGKPQVIIANTEKGFGISFIQGQPEWHHRVPKGEEIALALEELNDE
- a CDS encoding transketolase family protein, producing MSNAEHLASVMVDAFIDAVNEGIDLVPVVADSTSTAKISPFVKAFPGRLVNVGIAEQTLVGTAAGLALGGKVAVTCNAAPFLISRANEQVKVDVCYNNTNVKLFGLNAGASYGPLASTHHSTDDIAIMRGFGNIEIYAPSCPVECRKIIDYALRHTGPVYIRLDGKALPVLHDNDYAFVPGKIDTLRQGSDVALVALGSTVHEAVSAAEILNEQGISAKVISVSSVRPCDTQALYEQLKDVPYIVSAEEHNINGGVGSLVAEVLAEHGVGIRLKRLGLADGQYAIAGDRASTRDRLGIDAQGIARTAQHLIRGENV